The sequence TGAGCTAAGCAATTGGTTCTCCGGTAACACAACCTGAGCCTGCATTGAATTTGGAAGCCGACGTTTTAGCGTTAAGACCTCGTCGAGATAAGCATAATGATAGATTCGGGATGAACGCACCCAAAAATCAAAATCCTCAAACGATAGCGTTTCGTCGTATCCTCCGAGCTCATTCAGCACATCGCGACGCATCATCATGGTTGGCGTGCAGATAAAGTAAGACTCCAGAATCTGCTGAAATACGTCTCCTGAAGGTACTTTAGTTCGAGCTCGACCATCGGAATCGACGGCGTAGTGAATGGCAATTTCTTTGCCTTGCTCGTCAATGTAAACTGCGTTCGAAAAGACAACGGCATAAGGCCCTGACAGTTGTTCGAATAAGTCGGCCTGCTGAGCAATCCGGTTCGGCAGGAGTACATCATCGGCAGCCAGATCAATCACATATCGGCCACCCGCTAAAGCAAGTCCCTGATTAAAAGCCCGGTTTAAGCCAAGATTGGTAAGATTTTTGAGGAACCGTACGGCCTGATGCGTTTGTACGAAACTGGTAATCAGTTCGGCAGAACGATCAGTACTGCCATTATCGATAACAATCAGTTCAACATTCGGATAATTCTGGTCAACTACAGATTGAAGTGCTTGTTCAATATAGGCTTCATGGTTATAACTGGTGCAGATAACACTTACCCACGGCTTAATCCGATTGAGGTAAGGACTCATCGGGAGTGGGTTAGATTGGCCAGTAACAGAAATCATACAGGCTGATCAATTAATAGAACGGCAGAAATAAAAGTAACTATGTATTCAATACTAAACTATACAGCAATACTACAAACGGTTTGTCACCGAATTTCTGTTTTTTGAGCAAACGGAA comes from Spirosoma aureum and encodes:
- a CDS encoding glycosyltransferase; this encodes MSPYLNRIKPWVSVICTSYNHEAYIEQALQSVVDQNYPNVELIVIDNGSTDRSAELITSFVQTHQAVRFLKNLTNLGLNRAFNQGLALAGGRYVIDLAADDVLLPNRIAQQADLFEQLSGPYAVVFSNAVYIDEQGKEIAIHYAVDSDGRARTKVPSGDVFQQILESYFICTPTMMMRRDVLNELGGYDETLSFEDFDFWVRSSRIYHYAYLDEVLTLKRRLPNSMQAQVVLPENQLLSSSLAVCYKAFDRCTTPAEYQALAGRIRKFIRKSFYTEQFELVAQFGQLLQYIEQPDLLTNLILSLNHFHPPVNSLYRHYLKWNRAHQSPYPQVKLV